The Arachis hypogaea cultivar Tifrunner chromosome 16, arahy.Tifrunner.gnm2.J5K5, whole genome shotgun sequence genome contains a region encoding:
- the LOC140180235 gene encoding uncharacterized protein has translation MVKKLFEGFEEVTIQHVPRERNARVDLLSKLESTKLGTKNRSLIQGLVKEPSITLYITQASSPPSWIDPILRFLEDGELPEDERAARTCLRPDQMDYVLGEVHEGCCGHHIGGKALARKLVRAGYYWPSMMSDAQEFGIPEVVISDNGTQFTDKKFGAFLSGLGIKQKFSLVEHPQSNGQVEAANKIILQGLRKRLDQKKGSWLTYGFDAVIPVEIGEPIPRMLLGGVDKAAEKDMIDETREMTHLTETALKQRVALRYNVKVPKRSFELDDLVLRRNDIRLPTLGEGKLVANSEGPYKVREVLSKGAFKLERLDSEVPRTWNTANLKRFYP, from the exons ATGGTGAAAAAGTTATTTGAAGGTTTCGAAGAGGTCACGATTCAACATGTACCCAGAGAAAGAAATGCAAGAGTTGACCTTCTATCAAAGCTGGAAAGCACAAAGCTAGGCACGAAAAACCGATCTTTGATTCAAGGACTGGTCAAAGAGCCATCGATAACTCTCTACATAACACAAGCGTCAAGCCCTCCCTCATGGATAGATCCAATCCTCCGTTTTTTGGAGGACGGCGAGCTCCCTGAGGACGAGAGGGCTGCTAGAACG TGCTTGCGCCCCGACCAAATGGACTACGTCTTGGGAGAAGTCCACGAAGGATGCTGTGGCCACCATATTGGGGGAAAGGCGTTGGCCAGGAAGCTTGTTAGAGCTGGATACTATTGGCCTTCCATGATGTCGGATGCCCAAGA GTTTGGAATCCCTGAGGTCGTTATCTCGGATAACGGGACACAGTTCACGGATAAGAAGTTCGGCGCGTTCCTCTCAGGATTAGGGATCAAACAGAAGTTCTCCTTAGTTGAGCACCCACAGAGTAATGGCCAGGTAGAAGCGGCAAACAAGATCATCCTTCAAGGCCTAAGGAAACGACTAGACCAGAAAAAGGGCTCGTGG CTTACCTACGGGTTCGACGCGGTAATCCCTGTAGAAATTGGGGAACCAATCCCAAGGATGCTTCTTGGGGGCGTTGACAAGGCAGCGGAGAAGGACATGATCGACGAAACCAGGGAGATGACCCATTTGACAGAAACTGCGTTAAAGCAAAGGGTAGCTTTAAGGTACAATGTCAAAGTGCCAAAAAGGAGCTTCGAACTAGACGACCTGGTCCTGCGGCGAAACGACATCAGGTTACCTACTCTGGGAGAAGGCAAACTAGTGGCTAATTCGGAAGGACCATACAAAGTAAGAGAAGTACTCAGTAAGGGGGCCTTCAAGTTAGAGCGTTTGGACAGCGAGGTGCCAAGAACATGGAACACAGCAAACTTGAAAAGATTCTACCCTTAA
- the LOC112755033 gene encoding uncharacterized protein codes for MSNYQRLPQESYPPPGYGTPYPAPQGYSPPGYPTAPPQPPQQPSYHAYPPPPPPPPAGYAAYPPQPPPQYQGYQGYFNDGYPPQPQYQCEHHHHHHHNDTGFLQGCLAALCCCCLVEEIF; via the exons atgagcAATTACCAGAGACTTCCCCAAGAATCATACCCTCCCCCTG GGTACGGAACTCCTTATCCTGCGCCACAAGGGTACTCGCCGCCCGGATACCCTACAGCACCCCCGCAGCCGCCGCAGCAACCGTCGTACCACGCCTACCCTCCGCCTCCACCCCCACCCCCTGCTGGTTACGCGGCGTATCCTCCACAACCGCCCCCACAATACCAAGGGTACCAAGGGTATTTCAATGACGGTTATCCTCCTCAGCCCCAATATCAATGcgagcatcatcatcatcatcaccacaaTGATACCGGTTTTCTTCAAGGCTG CTTGGCAGCACTTTGCTGCTGTTGTTTGGTGGAGGAGATTTTTTGA